The proteins below come from a single Vibrio natriegens NBRC 15636 = ATCC 14048 = DSM 759 genomic window:
- the pyrH gene encoding UMP kinase yields the protein MTTNPKPAYQRILLKLSGEALQGEDGFGIDPAILDRMAQEVKELVELGVQVGVVIGGGNLFRGAGLAEAGMNRVVGDHMGMLATVMNGLAMRDALHRAYVNARVMSAIPLKGVCDDYNWADAIRELRQGRVVIFSAGTGNPFFTTDSAACLRGIEIEADVVLKATKVDGVFTADPVANPDAELYDKLSYAEVLDKELKVMDLAAFTLARDHKMPIRVFNMNKPGALRRVVMGEEEGTLINSDA from the coding sequence ATGACTACGAACCCTAAACCAGCGTATCAACGTATTCTATTAAAACTGAGTGGTGAAGCTCTTCAAGGTGAAGACGGTTTTGGTATTGATCCAGCGATCCTTGATCGTATGGCGCAAGAAGTTAAAGAACTTGTTGAACTAGGTGTTCAGGTTGGTGTAGTTATCGGTGGCGGTAACCTGTTCCGTGGTGCTGGTCTTGCAGAAGCTGGCATGAACCGTGTAGTGGGTGACCACATGGGTATGCTTGCTACAGTAATGAACGGCCTTGCAATGCGTGACGCTCTGCACCGTGCATACGTAAACGCGCGTGTAATGTCTGCAATTCCTCTTAAAGGCGTATGTGACGACTATAATTGGGCTGATGCGATTCGTGAACTTCGCCAAGGCCGCGTTGTTATCTTCTCTGCAGGTACAGGTAACCCATTCTTTACAACGGATTCAGCAGCGTGTCTACGTGGTATCGAAATCGAAGCAGACGTAGTTCTAAAAGCGACAAAAGTTGATGGTGTATTTACTGCTGACCCAGTAGCAAACCCAGACGCAGAGCTGTATGATAAGCTATCTTACGCAGAAGTTCTGGATAAAGAGCTTAAAGTAATGGATTTGGCTGCGTTCACACTTGCTCGTGACCACAAAATGCCTATCCGCGTATTTAACATGAACAAGCCAGGCGCACTACGTCGTGTGGTGATGGGTGAAGAAGAAGGCACGCTGATCAACTCTGACGCATAA
- the tsf gene encoding translation elongation factor Ts, translating into MATVTAALVKELRERTGAGMMECKKALVEANADIELAIENMRKSGAAKAAKKAGNVAAEGAIIIKEENGVAVLLEVNCQTDFVAKDGNFTAFADEVAAAALASKATVEELQAQFEETRVALVAKIGENINIRRVQYVEGAAIASYRHGEKIGVVVAGEGDAETLKHVAMHVAASKPEYVNPEDVPADVVAKEKEVQVEIAMNEGKPAEIAEKMVVGRMKKFTGEISLTGQAFIMEPKKTVGEILKEKGASVATFVRLEVGEGIEKAAEMSFAEEVAAAQKG; encoded by the coding sequence ATGGCAACTGTAACTGCTGCTCTAGTTAAAGAACTTCGCGAGCGCACAGGCGCTGGCATGATGGAATGTAAGAAAGCGCTTGTAGAAGCAAACGCAGACATCGAACTAGCAATTGAAAACATGCGTAAATCAGGCGCAGCGAAAGCAGCTAAGAAAGCTGGTAACGTTGCTGCTGAAGGCGCAATCATCATCAAAGAAGAAAACGGCGTTGCTGTTCTTCTTGAAGTTAACTGCCAAACTGACTTCGTTGCTAAAGACGGTAACTTCACTGCATTCGCAGACGAAGTTGCAGCTGCAGCTCTAGCTTCAAAAGCTACAGTTGAAGAACTACAAGCTCAATTCGAAGAAACTCGCGTAGCTCTAGTAGCTAAAATCGGTGAGAACATCAACATCCGTCGCGTACAGTACGTTGAAGGTGCTGCAATCGCTTCTTACCGTCACGGTGAGAAAATCGGTGTTGTTGTTGCTGGTGAAGGCGACGCAGAAACTCTTAAGCACGTTGCAATGCACGTTGCAGCTTCTAAGCCAGAGTACGTTAACCCAGAAGACGTACCAGCTGACGTAGTAGCTAAAGAGAAAGAAGTTCAAGTTGAAATCGCTATGAACGAAGGCAAGCCTGCTGAGATCGCAGAGAAGATGGTTGTTGGCCGCATGAAGAAATTCACTGGCGAAATCTCTCTAACTGGTCAAGCATTCATTATGGAACCTAAGAAAACTGTAGGTGAAATTCTGAAAGAAAAAGGCGCTTCAGTTGCTACATTCGTTCGCCTAGAAGTAGGTGAAGGTATCGAGAAAGCAGCAGAAATGAGCTTTGCTGAAGAAGTTGCTGCGGCTCAAAAAGGTTAA
- the rpsB gene encoding 30S ribosomal protein S2: protein MATVSMRDMLKAGVHFGHQTRYWNPKMKPFIFGARNRVHIINLEKTVPMFNDALAEIAKVGEKKGKVLFVGTKRAASEAVKEAAIASNQYYVNNRWLGGMLTNYKTVRQSIKRLKDLETQSQDGTFDKLTKKEALMRTREMEKLEKSLGGIKDMGGLPDALFVIDADHEHIAIKEANNLGIPVYAVVDTNSNPDGVDYVIPGNDDAIRAVQLYLNAAASAVTEGRNKDVAVVAEKDGFVEAE from the coding sequence ATGGCAACTGTATCAATGCGCGATATGCTGAAAGCTGGTGTTCACTTCGGTCACCAAACTCGTTACTGGAACCCAAAAATGAAGCCATTCATCTTTGGCGCTCGTAACCGCGTTCACATCATCAACCTAGAAAAAACTGTACCAATGTTCAACGACGCTCTAGCTGAAATCGCTAAAGTTGGCGAGAAAAAAGGTAAAGTTCTTTTCGTAGGTACTAAGCGCGCTGCATCTGAAGCTGTTAAAGAAGCTGCTATCGCAAGCAACCAGTACTACGTGAACAACCGTTGGTTGGGCGGTATGCTAACTAACTACAAAACTGTTCGTCAGTCTATCAAGCGTCTAAAAGACCTAGAGACTCAGTCTCAAGACGGTACTTTCGACAAGCTAACTAAGAAAGAAGCTCTAATGCGCACTCGTGAAATGGAGAAGCTAGAGAAATCTCTTGGTGGTATCAAAGATATGGGCGGCCTACCAGACGCTCTATTCGTAATCGACGCTGATCACGAGCACATTGCAATTAAAGAAGCTAACAACCTAGGTATTCCAGTATACGCTGTGGTAGATACTAACTCTAACCCAGACGGCGTTGACTACGTTATCCCAGGTAACGACGACGCGATCCGCGCAGTACAGCTATACCTAAACGCTGCTGCTTCAGCAGTAACTGAAGGTCGTAACAAAGACGTTGCTGTAGTTGCTGAAAAAGACGGTTTCGTAGAAGCTGAATAA
- the map gene encoding type I methionyl aminopeptidase translates to MSIKIKTAEEIERMRIAGKLAADVLEMIEPHIKVGVTTEELNKICHEYALEKGAYSAPLDYHGFPKSICTSINHIVCHGIPAEQDEVGSNGQLKPAVLKDGDIINVDITVIVPNDENADLSVRPQGYHGDTSKMFLVGEVSPANKRLCMVTQEALYVGMRQVKPGATVGDIGTAIEKYIKENNKNNPRNKFSIVKDFCGHGIGDEFHEEPQVVHYKNKDRRVLKEGMCFTIEPMINAGKFGCSVDAQDDWTVYTGDGKNSAQYEHTIVVTKEGCEVLTLRSDDTIPRLMKNA, encoded by the coding sequence ATGTCAATCAAGATTAAAACTGCTGAAGAAATCGAACGCATGCGCATTGCGGGCAAGCTTGCCGCTGACGTTCTAGAGATGATCGAACCGCACATTAAGGTCGGCGTGACGACAGAAGAACTCAACAAAATTTGTCATGAATACGCACTAGAAAAAGGCGCGTACTCGGCACCACTTGATTACCATGGATTCCCTAAATCGATTTGTACGTCTATCAACCACATCGTCTGTCACGGCATTCCAGCCGAGCAAGATGAGGTTGGCAGCAACGGTCAGCTTAAACCAGCGGTACTAAAAGATGGCGACATTATTAACGTCGACATTACGGTTATCGTTCCTAACGATGAAAACGCAGACCTGAGCGTTCGCCCTCAAGGGTACCACGGTGACACGTCGAAGATGTTCCTGGTTGGTGAAGTATCGCCAGCTAATAAACGTCTGTGCATGGTAACGCAAGAAGCGCTTTACGTGGGCATGCGTCAGGTTAAGCCAGGTGCTACGGTTGGTGATATCGGTACGGCCATCGAAAAGTACATTAAAGAAAACAATAAGAACAACCCTCGCAACAAGTTCTCTATTGTGAAGGATTTCTGTGGTCACGGCATTGGTGATGAGTTCCATGAAGAGCCACAAGTGGTTCACTACAAGAACAAAGATCGTCGTGTCCTGAAAGAAGGTATGTGTTTCACTATCGAGCCGATGATTAACGCCGGTAAGTTTGGTTGCAGTGTCGATGCACAAGATGACTGGACGGTATACACAGGTGATGGCAAAAACTCAGCGCAATACGAGCACACGATTGTGGTAACGAAAGAAGGTTGTGAAGTCCTGACACTTCGCAGCGACGATACCATTCCTCGCCTGATGAAAAACGCGTAA
- the glnD gene encoding bifunctional uridylyltransferase/uridylyl-removing protein GlnD — translation MSLQSPLTFTDEQINIGELKQELERFGSEQKQEFLNHHPVTSLVLARAEYMDLLLKRLWQHFGFNDIYNISLVAVGGYGRGELHPLSDIDILILSNKKLPTSLEAKISEFITLLWDLKLEVGHSVRTVSECAEIGRHDLTVATNLQEARLLCGSEDTFQALKKVVLSDSFWPSETFYRAKIQEQRERHARYHDTTYNLEPDIKSTPGGLRDIHTLSWVARRHFGATSLLEMSRYGFLTDAEYRELVECQDFLWRVRFALHLELRRYDNRLTFAHQAQVAESLGYVGEGNRGVEMMMKEFYRTLRRVAELNKMLLKLFDQAIINGGITENAEILDGDFQRRGSLIEARKPALFQARPETILDMFLHIANDSTIEGVSPPTLRQLRTARRRLNKFLHTIPAAREKFIALCRHPNALHKAFSLMHRLGVMAAYLPQWSQIVGQMQFDLFHAYTVDEHSIRLLKHIHTFNDPANHEKHPICCDIYPRMQKKELLIIAAIFHDIGKGRGGDHSVIGEGEAYDFCIEHGLSKPEAKLVSWLVRHHLLMSVTAQRRDIYDPDVITEFAKKVRDEESLEYLVCLTVADISATNPELWNAWKRTLLAELFYSTQRALRRGLENPVDVRERIRHNQQMASAMLRKEGFSAREIEVLWQRFKADYFLRHTHTQIAWHCAHLLRMDDLTKPLVLISKKATRGGTEVFVYSKDQPALFATVVAELDRRNFNVHDAQIMTSKDGHVIDTFIVLDQHGEAIDESRHAAVIKHLTHVLEDGRPTKIKTRRTPHKLQHFNVKTKVDFLPTRGKKHTLMEFVALDTPGLLAKVGRTFADLNINIHGAKITTIGERAEDLFILTSGTGGRLSEEQQNALREQLIETLSEAVTD, via the coding sequence ATGTCACTTCAGTCCCCTCTTACGTTTACCGATGAACAAATCAATATCGGGGAACTAAAACAAGAGCTAGAGAGATTTGGCTCAGAACAAAAACAAGAATTTCTTAATCACCATCCTGTTACGAGCTTGGTTCTCGCCCGAGCGGAGTACATGGATTTGCTTCTAAAGCGTTTGTGGCAACACTTTGGCTTCAACGATATTTACAATATCTCTTTGGTTGCTGTAGGTGGTTATGGTCGCGGAGAGCTTCATCCATTATCTGACATTGATATCCTGATTCTTTCGAATAAAAAACTACCGACTTCACTAGAAGCAAAAATCAGCGAGTTCATTACGCTTTTATGGGATCTTAAACTGGAAGTTGGTCATTCCGTTCGAACTGTTAGTGAGTGTGCGGAAATTGGTCGCCATGACCTTACTGTCGCCACCAACCTTCAGGAAGCTCGGCTGCTGTGCGGCAGCGAAGACACCTTCCAGGCGCTAAAAAAAGTCGTGTTATCCGACTCGTTTTGGCCAAGTGAAACCTTTTATCGTGCCAAAATACAAGAACAGAGAGAGCGTCACGCTCGTTATCACGACACCACTTACAACCTAGAGCCTGATATCAAGTCAACACCTGGCGGCCTGCGTGATATTCATACGCTTAGCTGGGTTGCTCGCCGTCACTTTGGTGCTACCTCTTTGCTGGAGATGAGTCGTTATGGCTTTTTGACCGATGCTGAGTACCGAGAGCTGGTCGAGTGTCAGGATTTCTTATGGCGTGTTCGTTTTGCTTTGCACTTAGAATTACGCCGCTACGACAACCGTCTGACTTTCGCTCATCAAGCTCAAGTTGCAGAGAGCCTTGGCTACGTTGGCGAGGGTAATCGTGGGGTCGAAATGATGATGAAGGAGTTTTATCGTACCCTTCGTCGTGTTGCAGAGCTGAACAAAATGTTGCTCAAGCTGTTTGACCAAGCGATCATCAATGGTGGCATCACTGAAAATGCTGAAATATTAGATGGCGATTTTCAGCGACGCGGCTCATTGATTGAAGCCCGCAAGCCAGCTTTGTTTCAGGCTCGACCAGAAACCATACTCGATATGTTCTTGCACATCGCGAATGACTCCACTATTGAAGGGGTCAGCCCCCCTACTTTACGTCAGTTGCGAACCGCTCGCCGCCGCTTGAACAAGTTCCTGCATACCATCCCCGCTGCACGTGAAAAATTCATCGCGTTGTGCCGCCACCCGAATGCACTGCACAAAGCATTTAGTTTAATGCACCGACTTGGCGTCATGGCCGCTTATCTGCCGCAGTGGAGCCAAATTGTTGGCCAGATGCAGTTTGACCTTTTCCACGCTTATACCGTTGACGAGCACAGCATCCGCTTGCTTAAGCACATCCATACGTTTAACGACCCAGCGAATCACGAGAAGCATCCAATTTGTTGCGATATCTACCCTCGCATGCAAAAGAAAGAGCTGCTGATCATTGCGGCAATTTTCCATGACATTGGTAAAGGAAGAGGTGGCGATCACTCGGTGATTGGTGAAGGAGAAGCATACGATTTCTGTATAGAGCATGGGCTCTCTAAACCAGAAGCGAAACTCGTCAGCTGGCTGGTAAGACACCACTTGCTGATGTCCGTTACCGCTCAACGACGAGACATCTACGATCCGGACGTGATTACTGAATTCGCCAAAAAGGTTCGTGATGAAGAATCACTGGAATATTTGGTTTGTCTGACAGTCGCGGATATCAGTGCGACCAATCCAGAACTCTGGAACGCCTGGAAACGTACCCTACTTGCGGAGCTATTTTACTCTACACAGCGTGCTCTGCGTCGAGGCCTGGAAAACCCGGTTGATGTGCGTGAACGCATTCGCCACAATCAACAAATGGCATCAGCGATGTTACGCAAGGAAGGGTTCTCAGCGCGTGAGATAGAAGTGTTGTGGCAACGCTTCAAGGCCGATTACTTCCTGCGTCACACTCATACTCAGATTGCGTGGCACTGCGCGCACTTACTGCGTATGGACGATCTAACCAAACCATTGGTGCTGATCAGTAAAAAAGCCACTCGTGGTGGTACTGAAGTTTTCGTTTACAGCAAAGACCAACCAGCGTTATTTGCGACCGTCGTGGCAGAGCTGGATAGACGTAACTTCAACGTGCATGACGCGCAGATTATGACGAGTAAAGACGGACATGTCATCGATACCTTCATTGTTCTGGACCAACACGGTGAAGCAATCGATGAGTCTCGCCATGCAGCGGTGATCAAACACTTAACTCATGTGTTAGAAGACGGCAGGCCAACAAAGATTAAGACCCGTCGCACCCCACATAAACTCCAACACTTTAATGTCAAAACCAAAGTGGATTTCTTGCCAACCAGAGGTAAGAAACACACCTTAATGGAATTTGTTGCGTTAGATACCCCGGGCTTACTGGCCAAAGTCGGGCGTACTTTTGCGGATTTGAATATTAATATACACGGCGCAAAAATTACGACTATCGGAGAACGAGCGGAAGACTTATTCATTCTCACCAGCGGTACAGGCGGAAGACTCAGTGAAGAGCAACAAAATGCGTTGCGAGAGCAGCTCATTGAGACACTTTCTGAGGCGGTCACCGATTAA